A single region of the Triticum dicoccoides isolate Atlit2015 ecotype Zavitan chromosome 2B, WEW_v2.0, whole genome shotgun sequence genome encodes:
- the LOC119362681 gene encoding beta-glucosidase 26-like gives MRSSAALLLVVVLAVAPHLLPLAQCDGPNPEIHNTGGLSRQGFPAGFVFGTAASAYQVEGMARLGGRGPSIWDAFAAIPGTIAGNGTADVTVDEYHRYKEDVGIMKDMGFDAYRFSISWSRIFPDGTGKVNQEGVDYYNRLIDYMLQQGITPYVNLYHYDLPLALHQQYLGWLSPKIVGAFADYAEFCFKVFGDRVKNWFTFNEPRVIAALGYDNGLHAPGRCSKCPAGGDSRTEPYIVTHNIILSHSAAVQRYREKYQPHQKGRIGILLDFVWYEPHSNSNADQGAAQRARDFHIGWFLDPITNGRYPSSMLKIVGNRLPGFSTNESRMVKGSIDYVGINQYTSYYMKDPGAWNLTPVSYQDDWHVGFVYERNGVPIGPRANSDWLYIVPWGMNKAVTYVKERYGNPTMILSENGMDQPGNVSIADGVHDTIRIRYYRDYITELKKAIDNGARVVGYFAWSLLDNFEWRLGYTARFGIAYVDFNTLKRYPKDSALWFKNMLSEKKRS, from the exons ATGAGGTCCTCCGCGGCACTGTTGCTGGTGGTAGTACTGGCGGTGGCTCCACACCTGCTGCCGCTGGCGCAATGCGACGGGCCCAACCCGGAGATCCACAACACCGGCGGGCTGAGCCGGCAGGGCTTCCCGGCGGGGTTCGTCTTCGGGACGGCCGCGTCGGCGTACCAGGTGGAGGGCATGGCGAGGCTGGGCGGCCGAGGGCCCAGCATCTGGGACGCCTTCGCAGCCATACCAGGGACGATCGCCGGCAATGGCACCGCCGACGTGACGGTCGACGAGTACCATAGGTACAAG GAGGATGTGGGCATAATGAAGGACATGGGCTTCGACGCGTACCGGTTCTCGATCTCTTGGTCCAGGATTttcccag ATGGGACTGGGAAGGTGAACCAGGAAGGAGTAGACTACTACAACAGGCTCATAGATTACATGCTCCAGCAAG GCATCACCCCATATGTAAACCTCTACCACTATGACCTCCCACTGGCTCTCCATCAGCAGTACCTAGGCTGGCTAAGCCCAAAGATTGT GGGCGCGTTTGCGGACTATGCCGAGTTCTGCTTCAAGGTGTTCGGAGACAGGGTGAAGAACTGGTTTACCTTCAACGAGCCGAGGGTCATCGCCGCTCTGGGCTATGACAATGGCTTACATGCGCCGGGGAGGTGTTCCAAGTGCCCTGCAGGAGGCGATTCCAGGACTGAGCCGTACATTGTCACGCACAATATCATCCTTTCGCACTCCGCAGCGGTGCAGCGATACCGTGAGAAGTATCAG CCTCACCAGAAGGGGAGGATTGGGATTCTCCTGGATTTCGTGTGGTACGAACCTCACAGCAACAGCAACGCGGATCAAGGTGCGGCGCAGAGGGCAAGGGACTTCCACATTGGATG GTTCCTTGACCCCATTACCAATGGTCGCTATCCATCGTCGATGCTCAAGATTGTCGGGAACAGGTTGCCGGGCTTCAGTACCAACGAGTCCAGGATGGTGAAAGGCTCCATTGACTATGTTGGTATCAACCAGTACACTTCTTACTACATGAAGGACCCAGGGGCATGGAACCTGACGCCGGTCAGTTACCAGGATGATTGGCATGTTGGATTTGTCT ATGAACGAAATGGTGTGCCTATTGGACCTCGT GCAAACTCCGACTGGCTTTACATTGTGCCATGGGGAATGAACAAGGCCGTGACCTATGTTAAAGAAAGATATGGAAATCCTACAATGATCCTTTCTGAAAACG GAATGGACCAGCCGGGCAACGTCAGCATCGCTGACGGTGTTCACGACACAATAAGGATCCGCTACTACAGAGACTACATAACCGAGCTCAAGAAGGCGATAGACAATGGCGCCCGAGTGGTTGGGTACTTCGCTTGGTCTCTGCTTGACAACTTCGAGTGGAGACTCGGCTACACTGCCCGTTTCGGCATCGCCTATGTGGACTTCAATACTCTGAAGAGGTACCCCAAGGACTCAGCCTTGTGGTTCAAGAACATGCTCTCGGAGAAGAAGAGGAGCTAG